A window of Gouania willdenowi chromosome 12, fGouWil2.1, whole genome shotgun sequence contains these coding sequences:
- the LOC114473709 gene encoding transcription factor 7-like 1-B, with translation MEYISFPNDEWMQTREQQGFAQLEQFLFHWPEDLGYGDQQDGSQYGAEQNGGQQHQGSTTDDNVLYGAPDTEEIRSFTTLLNVDHWSLENPDPIPNVAPQWTDLQTFTPPANAEHAMTYDGIPVYTLECNTASIFGEENGKNYVPPVQTVSPVKPPVSEKVKKPQEKKVAQGSYVKKPLNAFMLFLKENRKSAEEELGVRTSAAVNKLLGQRWKSLSAMEKKKFTAGAKLGYSLHSAENPDWSNKLNYGKKRRRIRSKP, from the exons ATGGAGTATATTTCATTCCCTAATGATGAGTGGATGCAGACCAGAGAACAACAGGGGTTTGCTCAGCTG GAACAGTTTCTTTTTCACTGGCCTGAAGACCTGGGGTACGGGGATCAACAGGATGGAAGCCAGTACGGGGCTGAACAGAATGGGGGCCAACAACATCAGGGCTCCACAACTGATGATAATGTTTTGTATGGGGCCCCAGACACTGAGGAAATCAGAAGCTTCACCACCTTGTTGAATGTTGATCACTGGTCCTTAGAAAATCCTGATCCCATTCCTAATGTGGCCCCACAATGGACTGACCTCCAAACCTTCACCCCCCCGGCTAATGCTGAGCATGCAATGACA TATGATGGAATCCCAGTGTACACCCTAGAGTGTAATACAGCCTCCATTTTTGGAGAAGA GAATGGGAAAAACTATGTGCCCCCAGTGCAGACAGTGTCCCCAGTGAAGCCTCCAGTCTCAGA AAAGGTGAAGAAGCCTCAGGAGAAGAAGGTGGCACAGGGATCGTATGTCAAAAAGCCCCTCAACGCCTTCATGCTCTTCCTGAAGGAGAACAGGAAGTCTGCAGAGGAGGAGCTGGGTGTGAGGACGAGCGCTGCAGTCAATAAACTCCTCGGTCAACGG TGGAAATCATTGTCCGCCATGGAAAAAAAGAAGTTCACTGCTGGGGCCAAATTGGGTTATTCACTCCACTCTGCTGAGAATCCTGACTGGTCCAACAAACTGAATTAT GGAAAAAAGAGGAGACGAATCCGATCCAAACCATGA
- the LOC114473711 gene encoding transcription factor 7-like 1-C, translated as MTYDGIPVYTLECNTASIFGEENGKNYVPPVQTVSPVKPPVSQKVKKPQEKKVAQGPYVKKPLNAFMLFLKENRKSAEEELGVRTSAAVNKLLGQRWKSLSAMEKKKFTAGAKLGYSLHSAENPDWSNKLNYGKKRRRIRTKP; from the exons ATGACA TATGATGGAATCCCAGTGTACACCCTAGAGTGTAATACAGCCTCCATTTTTGGAGAAGA GAATGGGAAAAACTATGTGCCCCCAGTGCAGACAGTGTCCCCAGTGAAGCCCCCAGTCTCACA AAAGGTGAAGAAGCCTCAGGAGAAGAAGGTGGCACAGGGACCATATGTCAAAAAGCCCCTCAACGCCTTCATGCTCTTCCTGAAGGAGAACAGGAAGTCTGCAGAGGAGGAGCTGGGTGTGAGGACGAGCGCTGCAGTCAATAAACTCCTCGGTCAACGG TGGAAATCATTGTCCGCCATGGAAAAAAAGAAGTTCACTGCTGGGGCCAAATTGGGTTATTCACTCCACTCTGCTGAGAATCCTGACTGGTCCAACAAACTCAATTAT GGAAAAAAGAGGAGACGAATCCGAACCAAACCATGA